TAAAAACATTGCTATTAAATTTATTGAAATGCTAGCTAAATATGTTAGAATAATACTAGGCTTGTCAGAGGGTGAATTAAATGCGGGTAACTGGTGGAATCTTCAGGGGCAGGAGAATTAAATCCCTCCCCGGAATTAAAACAAGGCCTACATCGGATATTGTAAGGGAGTCGCTGTTCAATATTTTGGGGGAAAAGACAGCGGGAAGCAGTTTTCTAGACGTATTTGCCGGTACCGGTAGCGTTGGCATTGAAGCCTTGAGTCGAGGGGCAGAAAGGGTCGTTTTTATTGAAGAAGGAGGTCTAGCTTGCAGAATAATAAGAGAAAATCTTATCAAACTAAGGATATCCGATAAAAGTTTGATAATTAAGGCTGATTATTTAAAGGGCATGAGAAGCCTTGAGAAGACTAATACAACCTTTGATATAATATTTCTGGACCCACCCTATGACAGGGGATTTGTCTCCCCGTGCCTGGAATTTTTGAACAATTCCGAGCTTTTAAAGCCAAATTCCATTGTTGTGGTCCAACACTCGGTTTCTGAGGTGATTAAAACTCCTCCGAATATAACCTGTTATAAAGAAAAGAAGTACGGCATCACAAAACTATCTTTTTTTTATAGGAGTGAAACATAATGAATGTAGCCATATATCCGGGAAGTTTTGATCCAGTAACCAACGGACATCTGGATATTATAGAAAGAAGTTCACGACTTTTCGATCGCCTGATAGTTGCAGTTTTAAGAAACCCAAGTAAAAAACCTCTTTTTACCGTAGAAGAGAGAATCGAGATGATAAAAAAATCGGTAAGTCACATAAAAAATGTAGAAGTAGATTACTTCAGCGGCTTACTTGTAGATTTTGCCCGCTTAAAGAAAGCTTGCATTATCGTTAAAGGCTTGAGGGCCGTTTCCGATTTCGAATACGAGCTGCAGATGGCTCTCATGAATAAAAAGCTGGACGAAGAGATAGAAACTGTTTTTATAATGACGAACGCTAAATATTCTTATTTGAGTTCCAGCATAGTGAAAGAAGTTGCAAGCTTAGGAGGATGTGTTAAAGAACTGGTTCCCCCCCTGGTTGCCGAAAAATTAAGAGAAAAATTTAATAAATAATTTTGCGTGCACTGGAGGGTTCTTATGGAGGTTTACGATTACATTGAACAATTACAAAACTTAATAAGCGAGAGCTCAAAAATACCTTTTTCCAACAAGGTTATAGTTGATCAAGAAAAAATTCTGACATTGATGGATGAGATGGTGAAGGCATTACCAGAGGATATAAAAAAAGCAAAAAAAATTATTGAAGAACGCCAAAGAATTCTAGTTGAAGCGCAGAAGGAAGGAGAAATGATAATAAAAGAAGCAAAAGAACATATCGAGAAAATGGTAGATCAGAATGAAATCATGAAAACTGCCCGGGAAAAGTCCGAAGAATTACTGGCGGCCTCCAAAAAAGCCGCGCGAGAGATAAGAGTTGGAGCCAACAAATACGCCGACGAAGTGCTCGAACAGCTGGAAAAGCACCTGGAAAAAATATTAGCCTCGGTTAAAAAGGGAAGAGAAGAGTTAAATCAGAGAATGTGAGTTCTATTTTTTTATAACCTTAAAGCTTATTATTTCAAACCCCCTCAACAGGTAAATGATAATCGATACCAGAATGAGCAGGCTGAAAAGCAACAGGAATACCTGGCTTGATACCGTGAAAATGTTCAGCCAGCTTTGAGAAGTGCTCTGTGGTGCAATGGCAAATACGGGCATGGACCAGGAGTTAAAACCCTCAATCGGTATTGCCATCATGAAATACGTAATAATTCCCGCAAAAATGGCGTGCAGGAGTCTTGCTATAATATAAGGGAGTATTTTTATATCAGTGTCGGTGATCATGCTCAGAACCTGAAAATGTACCGAAAGTCCGCTCCAAGCTATTATAGCGCTGGCAACCACAACCCTCTGTATAAGCGGAGCATCGGCGGTGCTTGCCAGCTTTGTTCCCAGCGTTATTTCAAAAATACCGCTGATAATGGCCGGTGAAAGGGTTTCCTGGAGACCGCAAACCTTCAGAATTATGCTTAATCCGGGAGCCAGCATGTTGACAAAACCCACTATGGTTATTATTCTGATAATTACTGAAAATAATGTTATGAACCCCAGGATCAGTAAAAGAGAATTTATAGAATCCTTTATACTATCACTAAGGAGCTTACCGAAGGGTCTTGCGTCCTCACGGCGGGCTCTTATAAGCTCTCTTGTAGCTTTGAGCAAAATACTCTCGCGGCTTCTAGATGACGTTACGGGCGGGGTTGTTTCCGAATCTACTGCGTAAAAACGCATAACAAAGCCGACAAGTAGAGCGGATATATAATGGGCGACGGATATTATAGATCCCAGCCGCACGTCTTTGAACATACCTACGGCTACAGCACCTACCATGAAGAGCGGATCTGCTGTGTTAGAAAAAGACATTAATCGCTCTGCTTCTCTGGCATTGCAGAGTTTCTTTTTTACGAGCTTGCCCGTGAGCATTGCGCCGAGAGGGTAGCCGCTAGCAAGCCCCATCGCCATTACAAATGAACCTGCTCCGGGGACGTTGAAAAAAGGCCTCATAAAAGGTTCCAGCAGCACTCCCATAAAGTGAACAACTCCCAATCCCATCAGGAGCTGGGAGCCTATGAAAAAGGGAAGCAAAGCGGGTAGAACGATGTTAAACCATACGTCAAGGCCCTCAAAAGCTGCCTGAAAAGCTTCCTCCGGAAAACGTATTATCGAAATAGTTATAACTACTGCAATGGCCGGGAGTATCAACTGGCTCATTTTCGCTACTCTGCTCTTTTGTATATTGAATCTCATAATCAGGCCCCCTAAAGCATTTTTTGCGTTCTGGTTTATATTAATATATATTGCCGGTAAAATTTTAATATTCGTTTTCAAAGGGGTGAGCGGGATGTGAAAACAAGACCTGTCGTCGGGCTCGCCCTAGGATCGGGGGCGGCAAAAGGTTATGCCCATATAGGTGTAATCGAAGTGTTAGAAAAGCACAGAATACCCATAGACATCATCACCGGTTCAAGTATCGGCAGCCTTATAGGTGCACTTTACGCCTCCGGCATGAGTGTTGATTATATAAAGTCCATGGCATACCATATAAAAAGAAGGCACTGGCTTGATATTTCTTTTCCCAGAATGGG
The DNA window shown above is from Thermosediminibacter oceani DSM 16646 and carries:
- the rsmD gene encoding 16S rRNA (guanine(966)-N(2))-methyltransferase RsmD, with the protein product MRVTGGIFRGRRIKSLPGIKTRPTSDIVRESLFNILGEKTAGSSFLDVFAGTGSVGIEALSRGAERVVFIEEGGLACRIIRENLIKLRISDKSLIIKADYLKGMRSLEKTNTTFDIIFLDPPYDRGFVSPCLEFLNNSELLKPNSIVVVQHSVSEVIKTPPNITCYKEKKYGITKLSFFYRSET
- the coaD gene encoding pantetheine-phosphate adenylyltransferase, coding for MNVAIYPGSFDPVTNGHLDIIERSSRLFDRLIVAVLRNPSKKPLFTVEERIEMIKKSVSHIKNVEVDYFSGLLVDFARLKKACIIVKGLRAVSDFEYELQMALMNKKLDEEIETVFIMTNAKYSYLSSSIVKEVASLGGCVKELVPPLVAEKLREKFNK
- a CDS encoding ATPase, with amino-acid sequence MEVYDYIEQLQNLISESSKIPFSNKVIVDQEKILTLMDEMVKALPEDIKKAKKIIEERQRILVEAQKEGEMIIKEAKEHIEKMVDQNEIMKTAREKSEELLAASKKAAREIRVGANKYADEVLEQLEKHLEKILASVKKGREELNQRM
- the ylbJ gene encoding sporulation integral membrane protein YlbJ, which produces MRFNIQKSRVAKMSQLILPAIAVVITISIIRFPEEAFQAAFEGLDVWFNIVLPALLPFFIGSQLLMGLGVVHFMGVLLEPFMRPFFNVPGAGSFVMAMGLASGYPLGAMLTGKLVKKKLCNAREAERLMSFSNTADPLFMVGAVAVGMFKDVRLGSIISVAHYISALLVGFVMRFYAVDSETTPPVTSSRSRESILLKATRELIRARREDARPFGKLLSDSIKDSINSLLLILGFITLFSVIIRIITIVGFVNMLAPGLSIILKVCGLQETLSPAIISGIFEITLGTKLASTADAPLIQRVVVASAIIAWSGLSVHFQVLSMITDTDIKILPYIIARLLHAIFAGIITYFMMAIPIEGFNSWSMPVFAIAPQSTSQSWLNIFTVSSQVFLLLFSLLILVSIIIYLLRGFEIISFKVIKK